A stretch of Toxoplasma gondii ME49 chromosome V, whole genome shotgun sequence DNA encodes these proteins:
- a CDS encoding hypothetical protein (encoded by transcript TGME49_286430), whose product MSGRFSQQDLRHVEAYLEYRNIVGDTDNGVLLSRQEYEAVRERAAAASKNPLRVIWRNTVSGLDCRNVGPASSCLCGHRLRDHDWMATETKAVKCRMQGCKCPLFEFIPVNGSQDIKCRCKHSYQDHDVLSRKCMRCTFRQKSPAFSTKQKAMKTQTTSSTLCTGFLPSYTCSCGSAYAAHETVFETASEGRKRGEPDVGGATSADAGSSAFMGGISDFTSLLDGMDRMSLFCDDPQRRLRDQHAGATRAAPGANVPLSCEERRASERNLLRTKDSKKSDDVLYLLFTPCSFKTPAARTQA is encoded by the exons ATGAGTGGCCGATTTTCACAACAAGATCTCCGTCATGTCGAGGCGTACTTGGAGTACAGAAATATTGTTGGAGACACCGACAACGGCGTCTTGTTAAGCCGTCAA GAGTACGAAGCGGTGCGGGAGCGTGCAGCGGCGGCGAGCAAGAATCCTTTGCGAGTCATTTGGAGGAACACCGTCAGCGGCCTGGACTGCCGGAATGTGGGTCCGGCATCTTCATGTTTATGCGGCCATCGGCTGCGGGACCACGACTGGATGGCGACTGAGACGAAAGCGGTGAAGTGCCGCATGCAGGGGTGCAAATGTCCGCTCTTCGAATTCATTCCGGTGAACGGCTCTCAAGACATCAAATGCAGATGCAAGCACTCGTACCAAGATCACGACGTGCTCTCAAGAAAATGCATGCGCTGTACCTTTCGACAAAAGAGCCCTGCCTTCTCCACAAAGCAAAAGGCCATGAAGACGCAAACCACTTCCTCGACGCTGTGCACAGGATTTCTGCCTTCCTACACTTGTTCGTGTGGGTCCGCGTACGCTGCCCACGAAACCGTTTTCGAAACAGCAAgcgaagggaggaaacgaggcgaGCCAGACGTCGGAGGAGCGACCAGCGCAGATGCAGGCAGCTCTGCTTTCATGGGCGGGATATCAG ATTTCACGAGTCTGCTGGACGGCATGGACAGaatgtctctcttctgtgacGATCCACAGCGGCGCTTGAGAGACCAGCACGCAGGCGCGACACGGGCAGCACCAGGCGCAAATGTCCCACTGAGCTGTGAAGAACGCAGGGCCTCTGAGCGAAACCTTTTACGCACAAAGGACTCGAAAAAGAGTGATGATGTTCTTTATCTCCTTTTCACGCCTTGCTCTTTCAAGACGCCCGCGGCGAGGACTCAAGCCTGA
- the GRA5 gene encoding dense granule protein GRA5 (encoded by transcript TGME49_286450~Signal peptide predicted by SignalP 2.0 HMM (probability 0.923) with cleavage site probability 0.441 at residue 26~Predicted trans-membrane domain (TMHMM2.0):6-26:70-93), whose translation MASVKRVVVAVMIVNVLALIFVGVAGSTRDTGSGGDDSEGAWGGEQQQVQQHGQSEDRSLFERGRAAVTGHPVRTAVGLAAAVVAVVSLLRLLRRRRRRAIQEESKESATAEEEEVAEEE comes from the coding sequence ATGGCGTCTGTAAAACGCGTCGTTGTGGCGGTAATGATCGTGAACGTGCTGGCTTTAATTTTTGTGGGCGTTGCCGGTTCAACGCGTGACACAGGGTCAGGCGGGGATGACTCCGAAGGTGCTTGGGGGGGTGAACAACAACAGGTACAACAACACGGACAAAGTGAAGACCGATCGTTATTCGAAAGGGGAAGAGCAGCGGTGACTGGACATCCAGTGAGGACTGCAGTGGGACTTGCTGCAGCTGTGGTGGCCGTTGTGTCACTACTGCGATTGttgagaaggaggaggagacgcgcgattcaagaagagagcaaggagTCTGCAAccgcggaagaggaagaagttgcCGAGGAAGAGTAA
- a CDS encoding hypothetical protein (encoded by transcript TGME49_286460) — MAETIELHDDAAFAPTRPDMECALHECMGRWGNLKIMFELECLLQEMEKRIQEIQAEKAMEERWEIVRTHLSKLQHEITEVEQKRADVSLKTLQLDEKALEKEHQVKCAFRQLNLGLKEQALLRERLRSVRG; from the exons ATGGCGGAAACGATCGAGCTCCATGATGATGCGGCTTTTGCGCCAACGCGCCCGGACATGGAATGCGCATTGCATGAGTGTATGGGCAGATGGGGCAACCTGAAAATTATGTTCGAGTTGGAGTGTCTTCTCCAAGAGATGGAAAAAAGAATCCAGGAAATACAGGCAGAAAAGGCGATGGAGGAACGGTGGGAAATAGTCCGAACAC ACCTGTCGAAGCTGCAACACGAGATAACTGAGGTCGAGCAGAAAAGAGCAGACGTCTCTCTCAAAACTCTACAACTTGACGAAAAAGCTTTGGAGAAGGAACACCAGGTTAAATGTGCTTTTCGGCAGTTGAACCTGGGGTTAAAAGA GCAAGCTCTTTTACGGGAAAGACTACGATCAGTACGTGGTTGA
- a CDS encoding AGC kinase (encoded by transcript TGME49_286470~Predicted member of protein kinase family AGC;PKA, (PMID:22047078).) has product MPLRTMSVTSGQYPVQPHQRRPLFGRGNLFFFLNSGSSDGAAVGTPGVSPSREQSGFQMLTKRSLFGVSHPPTHSSRTVAQMAPRSQAYTPQPHRSSGDCSTAEKASCPTGSAAVHQATNMGSVSAVAGPLGRMWGKLSSMSTMATSRGDSLLSTSSRTSVAVECSPRATQPPPNVADRESQILSQVRYDLLARNLSIDDFLFHETVGTGSFGRVCIVDLRGAAGWYPPMALKILSKHKIVKMKQVEHVKDEKRILSSIEHPFIVNLLAAFQDEKRLFILMEYVNGGELFSHLRRRNCIPTDQARLYAAEITLAFQYLHQRHIVYRDLKPENLLIDSQGHIKITDFGFAKVVKDRTWTLCGTHEYLAPESITRRGHGLPVDWWALGILLFEMLAGHPPFVDENPLGIYRKIIAGKIEFPRSFDYAAKSLVKRLLTHDPLKRYGCLKDGAEDVKNHKFFKGIDWVKCYNKNIRAPYLPNTRGPQDSSMFDKYAESTESSSPPIGAAEQQAFFDNF; this is encoded by the exons ATGCCGTTGCGTACAATGTCGGTGACATCGGGGCAGTATCCGGTGCAGCCACATCAACGAAGACCCCTTTTCGGTCGCGGcaacctcttcttcttcttgaaCAGCGGCTCGTCTGACGGTGCAGCAGTTGGGACACCAggagtttctccttcgcgggAGCAGTCGGGTTTCCAGATGCTGACGAAAAGGAGTCTCTTCGGTGTGTCTCATCCACCAACCCATTCGAGCCGAACTGTCGCTCAGATGGCGCCTCGCTCGCAAGCATATACACCACAGCCGCACCGGTCTAGTGGGGATTGTTCGACGGCAGAAAAGGCTTCTTGTCCAACCGGCAGCGCTGCCGTCCATCAGGCAACAAATATGGGGTCGGTCTCCGCTGTTGCTGGACCTTTGGGGAGAATGTGGGGGAAACTCAGTAGCATGAGCACGATGGCGACCAGTCGGGGCGATAGTCTGCTGTCAACGAGCAGCCGGACATCAGTTGCAGTTGAGTGCAGCCCCCGAGCAACACAACCTCCTCCCAACGTCGCTGATCGGGAGAGCCAAATTCTCTCGCAAGTGCGGTACGATCTACTTGCGAGGAACTTGTCGATAGACGAttttttgttccacgaaACCGTTGGCACTGGCTCTTTTGGACGAGTTTGTATAGTCGATTTACGTGGTGCGGCCGGATGGTACCCGCCAATGGCATTGAAGATCCTGAGCAAACACAAGATCGTAAAGATGAAACAAGTCGAGCACgtgaaggacgagaagagaattCTTTCTTCGATAGAACATCCCTTCATAGTTAATCTGCTG GCTGCGTTTCAAGATGAAAAGCGATTGTTCATTTTGATGGAGTACGTGAACGGCGGGGAGCTATTCAGTCACTTGCGCCGCCGCAACTGTATTCCGACTGATCAGGCCCGTTTGTATGCTGCCGAGATCACTCTGGCATTCCAATACCTGCACCAACGTCATATCGTTTATAGGGATCTCAAACCTGAGAACCTACTGATTGACTCACAAGGCCACATAAAAATTACCGATTTCGGATTTGCCAAAGTGGTGAAGGATCGCACGTGGACATTGTGTGGAACTCACGAATACCTTGCCCCAGAATCTATCACTCGTCGGGGTCATGGGCTACCTGTTGATTGGTGGGCCCTGGGGATCCTCCTCTTTGAGATGCTTGCCGGACATCCGCCATTCGTCGATGAGAATCCACTTGGTATTTATCGGAAGATCATCGCAGGTAAAATCGAGTTTCCTAGATCGTTCGATTACGCGGCCAAATCTCTTGTCAAGCGGTTGCTCACGCATGATCCGCTGAAGAGATACGGTTGCTTGAAAGATGGAGCGGAGGACGTAAAGAACCACAAGTTTTTCAAGGGGATTGACTGGGTAAAGTGCTACAACAAAAACATTCGCGCCCCATACTTGCCGAATACTAGGGGCCCACAGGATAGCAGCATGTTCGACAAATATGCCGAGTCCACTGaatcgtcttctccgccaaTAGGTGCGGCGGAACAGCAGGCCTTCTTCGACAATTTTTGA
- a CDS encoding malic enzyme (encoded by transcript TGME49_286440) — translation MAELEDTIEDLQAKLQQYEEQLEQVNEALKLQPEESDLLKLKSDLEEVISLTKDLISFQAQTQTEAEKLDLVVQPSEAPREVSQKEEKEAEERPEKEKLHADASEEKQGSAEISEGGPRLTHLSSGSSVVGRTCLAEYEGKKFYAEILDLKKSKQGERVLVEFIGWKNQQEYPVHQVQLLAPVPPSAIPPGAAAQAIYSEDGKWYDCVIDEHTAGGYKVTYTEYGNTEEVKFDQVRLKKPKNDAPKRRVKEIITPGGYRIPQYLATKPTDTEAQKSSKKRRVKAIKAQQQLEMAEKDADERAKAWQKFNKRAINKRMAGYMSGRGHESMFSGHEVKTTVSISVLSSQRTTVNSFVPRRKHDVDEELITDD, via the exons ATGGCGGAGCTCGAGGACACGATCGAAGACCTTCAG GCAAAGCTCCAACAGTATGAGGAGCAGTTGGAGCAAGTCAATGAGGCCCTGAAACTGCAGCCTGAGGAGTCCGACTTGTTGAAACTCAAGAGCGATTTGGAAGAAGTCATTTCGCTCACCAAAGATTTGATTTCTTTTCAAGCACAAACGCAAACAGAGGCCGAGAAACTAG ACCTTGTTGTTCAGCCGAGCGAGGCCCCGAGAGAAGTTTCgcaaaaagaggagaaggaagcagaggagaggccagagaaagagaaactgcatgcagatgcaagtgaagaaaaacaaggcaGTGCAGAAATCTCTGAAGGAGGCCCGCGGCTGACGCATCTGTCGAGCGGCTCTTCGGTCGTGGGGCGCACATGTCTCGCCGAATACGAGGGCAAAAAATTCTACGCCGAAATCCTGGATTTGAAGAAAAGCAAG CAAGGCGAACGCGTTTTAGTGGAATTCATTGGGTGGAAAAACCAACAGGAGTACCCCGTCCACCAAGTTCAGCTTCTTGCTCCAGTTCCGCCGTCGGCGATTCCTCCTGGTGCCGCGGCGCAGGCCATTTACTCGGAAGACGG GAAGTGGTACGACTGTGTAATTGACGAACACACGGCGGGAGGATACAAGGTCACTTACACCGAATATGGGAACACGGAGGAGGTGAAGTTCGACCAAGTGCGTTTGAAGAAGCCAAAGAACGACGCGCCCAAGAGAAGAGTGAAAGAAATCATCACTCCGGGTGGATACAGAATCCCTCAGTACCTTGCAACCAAGCCGACAG ACACAGAAGCTCAGAAAAGCTCGAAGAAACGGCGCGTTAAGGCAATCAAGGCCCAGCAGCAATTGGAAATGGCAGAGAAAGATGCGGACGAACGTGCGAAAGCTTGGCAAAAATTCAACAAACGC GCCATCAACAAACGTATGGCGGGGTACATGTCTGGACGTGGCCACGAATCAATGTTTTCTGGCCACGAAGTGAAGACCACAGTTAGCATCAGTGTCCTGAGTTCGCAGCGAACTACGGTGAATTCGTTTGTTCCCCGCCGCAAACATGATGTAGATGAAGAACTGATTACTGATGACTGA
- a CDS encoding elongation factor 1-alpha (EF-1-ALPHA), putative (encoded by transcript TGME49_286420), with amino-acid sequence MGKEKTHINLVVIGHVDSGKSTTTGHLIYKLGGIDKRTIEKFEKESSEMGKGSFKYAWVLDKLKAERERGITIDIALWQFETPKYHYTVIDAPGHRDFIKNMITGTSQADVALLVVPAEAGGFEGAFSKEGQTREHALLAFTLGVKQMIVGINKMDSCNYSEDRFNEIQKEVAMYLKKVGYNPEKVPFVAISGFVGDNMVEKSTNMSWYKGKTLVEALDTMEAPKRPSDKPLRLPLQDVYKIGGIGTVPVGRVETGILKAGMVLTFAPVGLTTECKSVEMHHEVMEQAVPGDNVGFNVKNVSVKELKRGYVASDSKNDPAKGCATFLAQVIVLNHPGEIKNGYSPVIDCHTAHIACKFAEIKTKMDKRSGKTLEEAPKCIKSGDAAMVNMEPSKPMVVEAFTDYPPLGRFAVRDMKQTVAVGVIKSVEKKEPGAGSKVTKSAVKAAKK; translated from the exons AtgggaaaggaaaagaccCACATCAACTTGGTCGTCATCGGCCACGTCGACAGTGGCAAGTCGACCACTACCGGACACTTGATCTACAAGCTCGGTGGTATCGACAAGCGTACCATCGAGAAGTTCGAGAAGGAATCTTCCGAAATGGGAAAGGGTTCCTTCAAGTACGCGTGGGTCTTGGATAAACTGAAGGCCGAGCGTGAGCGTGGTATCACCATCGATATCGCTCTGTGGCAATTCGAAACCCCCAAGTACCACTACACCGTCATCGACGCCCCGGGACACAGAGATTTTATCAAGAACATGATTACCGGAACTTCCCAGGCCGATGTTGCGCTCCTCGTCGTCCCTGCTGAGGCTGGCGGTTTCGAGGGTGCCTTCTCCAAGGAAG gTCAAACCCGTGAGCACGCTCTGCTCGCCTTCACCCTTGGTGTCAAGCAGATGATCGTTGGCATCAACAAGATGGACTCCTGCAACTACTCCGAGGACCGTTTCAACGAAATCCAAAAGGAAGTTGCCATGTACCTGAAGAAGGTCGGCTACAACCCCGAGAAGGTCCCCTTCGTTGCCATCTCCGGTTTCGTTGGTGACAACATGGTGGAGAAGTCCACCAACATGAGCTGGTACAAGGGCAAGACCCTCGTCGAGGCTCTCGACACCATGGAGGCCCCCAAGCGTCCGAGCGACAAGCCCCTCCGTCTGCCCCTGCAGGACGTGTACAAGATTGGCGGTATCGGAACTGTCCCCGTCGGCAGAGTTGAGACCGGTATCCTGAAGGCCGGTATGGTCCTCACTTTCGCTCCCGTCGGTCTGACCACTGAGTGCAAATCCGTTGAAATGCACCACGAAGTCATGGAGCAGGCTGTGCCCGGTGACAACGTTGGTTTCAACGTGAAGAACGTTTCCGTCAAGGAGCTGAAGAGAGGCTACGTCGCGTCCGACTCGAAGAACGATCCCGCAAAGGGCTGCGCCACCTTCTTGGCTCAGGTCATCGTCCTGAACCACCCTGGTGAGATCAAGAACGGATACTCCCCCGTTATCGATTGCCACACTGCCCACATTGCCTGCAAGTTCGCGGAGATCAAGACCAAGATGGACAAGCGTTCGGGCAAGACCCTGGAAGAGGCCCCGAAGTGCATCAAGTCCGGTGATGCCGCCATGGTCAACATGGAGCCTTCCAAGCCCATGGTTGTCGAGGCGTTCACCGATTACCCCCCTCTTGGTCGTTTCGCCGTCCGTGACATGAAGCAGACCGTCGCTGTCGGTGTCATCAAGTCCgttgagaagaaggagccgGGTGCTGGCAGCAAGGTCACCAAGTCCGCTGTCAAGGCCGCGAAGAAATAA
- a CDS encoding hypothetical protein (encoded by transcript TGME49_286465), with product MPKKNLGFRLSSANVFLQEKSPEKRQTRMCLNLRHKATSPEWDQTALRRSQICRHTESKSEIYQGDSVRMPNLDGSNEETGKSACGQSTEAHTSKEESEAATGKNVRPSLRYAVQPSRRDL from the exons ATGCCGAAGAAGAACCTGGGATTTCGCTTG AGCAGCGCCAATGTATTCCTTCAAGAAAAATCcccggagaagagacagacgcgaatGTGTCTGAACTTGCGGCACAAAGCCACCTCTCCTGAATGGGACCAGACGGCCCTCAGAAGGTCACAGAtatgcagacacacagaatcCAAATCTGAGATCTATCAGGGAGATTCTGTACGGATGCCAAACCTCGATGGAAGCaacgaggaaacaggaaaatcGGCATGTGGACAA AGTACTGAAGCGCATACGAGCAAAGAGGAGTCGGAAGCGGCAACAGGCAAAAATGTGAGACCGTCGCTCAGGTATGCCGTGCAACCTTCGAGGCGTGATTTGTGA